Proteins encoded together in one Benincasa hispida cultivar B227 chromosome 1, ASM972705v1, whole genome shotgun sequence window:
- the LOC120086240 gene encoding calreticulin-3: protein MGEFTPNPNLHLLPSMKLFVLLLLINSILTFHSALSEIFFEERFEDGWKSRWVLSDWKRSEGKAGTFKHTAGKWSGDPDDKGIQTYNDAKHFAISAKIPEFSNENRTLVVQYSIKFEQEIECGGGYIKLHSGYVNQKKYGGDTPYSMMFGPDLCGTQTKKLHAILSYQGQNYPIKKDLQCETDKLTHFYTFILRPDASYSILVDNRERDSGSMYSDWDILPPRKIKDVKAKKPADWDDREYIEDPNDVKPEGYDSIPAEIPDPKAKEPDTWDEDEDGIWKAPKVPNPAYKGPWKRKKIKNPNYKGKWKTPWIDNPEFEDDPNLYVLKPIKYVGIEVWQVKAGSVFDNILICDDPQYAKEVVDDTFARNKEAEKEAFEEAEKERKAREEKEAERAREEGERRRRERDNRHRDRRRHYRRDRHDFDDYYHDEL from the exons ATGGGGGAGTTTACTCCCAATCCCAATCTCCATCTTCTCCCATCAATGAAGCTTTTCGTTCTACTTCTACTCATCAATTCCATCCTCACCTTCCACTCTGCTCTCTCTGAAATTTTCTTCGAAGAGCGATTCGAAG ATGGATGGAAGAGTCGTTGGGTCTTATCTGATTGGAAAAGAAGTGAAGGGAAAGCTGGGACTTTTAAGCACACCGCCGGAAAATGGTCTGGAGATCCAGACGATAAAG GTATTCAGACTTACAATGATGCTAAGCATTTCGCAATATCTGCAAAGATACCAGAGTTCTCCAATGAGAACAGAACTCTAGTGGTTCAGTATTCTATCAAATTTGAACAGGAAATTGAATGTGGTGGCgggtacatcaagcttcattctgGTTATGTCAATCAGAAGAAATATGGCGGTGATACCCCTTACAG TATGATGTTTGGACCGGATTTATGTGGTACACAGACGAAAAAACTTCATGCAATACTTTCTTACCAGGGGCAGAATTATCCTATAAAGAAGGATTTGCAATGCGAAACAGACAAGTTAACTCATTTCTACACGTTCATTCTTAGGCCCGATGCTAGTTACAGTATCCTTGTCGATAATCGAGAACGAGATTCTGGAAGCATGTACAGTGATTGGGACATCCTGCCACCTAGGAAAATCAAAGATGTTAAGGCAAAAAAG CCTGCCGACTGGGATGACAGAGAATACATTGAAGATCCTAATGATGTTAAACCGGAG gGATACGATTCAATTCCAGCTGAGATTCCTGATCCGAAGGCAAAAGAG CCTGATACATGGGACGAGGATGAGGATGGCATATGGAAGGCTCCTAAGGTTCCAAATCCAGCATACAAGGGACCGTGGAAGCGTAAG AAAATCAAAAACCCCAATTACAAGGGAAAGTGGAAGACTCCATGGATTGATAATCCAG AGTTTGAGGACGATCCTAATCTTTACGTGCTAAAACCAATAAAGTATGTGGGCATTGAAGTTTGGCAG GTAAAAGCTGGATCAGTTTTTGACAACATTTTGATATGCGATGACCCACAGTATGCAAAGGAAGTTGTTGATGATACGTTTGCAAGGAATAAGGAG GCAGAAAAGGAAGCTTTTGAGGAAGCAGAGAAAGAAAGGAAAGCTAGGGAAGAAAAG GAGGCTGAGAGGGCTCGAGAGGAaggtgaaaggagaagaagggaACGAGACAATCGTCATAGAGATAGGCGGAGGCATTATCGAAGG GATCGGCATGACTTTGATGACTACTACCAT GATGAGTTATGA